Proteins from one Oryza sativa Japonica Group chromosome 12, ASM3414082v1 genomic window:
- the LOC4352447 gene encoding probable sarcosine oxidase — translation MAAAAAATNGGFDVIVVGGGIMGSCAAYAAASSSASRCGGARVLLLERFDLLHHRGSSHGESRGIRATYPQARYPPMVRLAARLWGNAEAEAGYRVLTPTPHLDMGPRADPALRAAIQNGGAAEVVGASDDSAASWLWSAVFRLPEGWTAASSELGGVIKATKAVAMFQSLAAKNGAVLRDRTEVIDIAKQGDGSILVKTSSGEEFHGAKCIITVGAWASKLVKSVAGVDLPVQPLHTLICYWKARPGREHELTPESGFPTFASYGDTCIYSTPSMEFPGLIKVCAHGGAPCDPDRRDWCAGGDALADPVARWIDELMPGHVDTAGGPVIRQSCMYSMTPDEDFIIDFVGGEFGKDVVVGAGFSGHGFKMGPAVGRILAEMAMDGEAKTAAEAGVELGYFRIGRFEGNPEGNRAENKVKI, via the exons atggcggcggcggcggcggcgaccaacgGCGGCTTCGACGTGATcgtggtgggcggcggcatCATGGGCAGCTGCGCGGCGtacgccgcggcgtcgtcgtcggcgtcccgctgcggcggcgcgcgcgtgctGCTCCTGGAGAGGTTCGACCTGCTCCACCACCGCGGCTCGTCGCACGGCGAGTCCCGCGGCATCCGCGCCACGTACCCGCAGGCGCGGTACCCGCCCATGGTGCGCCTCGCCGCGCGGCTCTGGGGCAacgccgaggccgaggcgggCTACCGCGTGCTCACCCCGACGCCGCACCTCGACATGGGCCCGCGCGCCGACccggccctccgcgccgccatccagaacggcggcgccgccgaggtcgTCGGCGCCTCGGACGATTCGGCGGCGTCGTGGCTGTGGTCCGCGGTGTTCCGCCTGCCCGAggggtggacggcggcgagcagcgagctcggcggcgtcaTCAAGGCCACCAAGGCGGTTGCCATGTTCCAGTCGCTCGCCGCCAAGAACGGCGCCGTGCTCAGGGACAGGACGGAGGTGATCGACATCGCCAAGCAAG GAGATGGATCGATCTTGGTGAAGACGTCGAGCGGGGAGGAGTTCCACGGCGCCAAGTGCATCATCACAGTGGGCGCGTGGGCGAGCAAGCTTGTCAAGTCGGTCGCCGGCGTCGACCTGCCAGTGCAGCCGCTGCACACGCTCATCTGCTACTGGAAGGCCCGCCCCGGCCGCGAGCATGAGCTCACGCCGGAGTCCGGCTTCCCGACGTTCGCCAGCTACGGTGACACCTGCATCTACTCCACGCCGTCCATGGAGTTCCCAGGCCTGATCAAGGTGTGCGCGCACGGCGGTGCGCCGTGCGACCCGGATAGGCGGGACTGGTGCGCTGGCGGCGACGCCCTGGCGGACCCGGTGGCGCGGTGGATCGACGAGCTCATGCCCGGCCACGTCGACACCGCCGGTGGGCCGGTCATCCGGCAGTCGTGCATGTACTCCATGACCCCTGATGAGGATTTCATCATCGACTTCGTTGGTGGGGAGTTTGGAAAGGATGTGGTTGTCGGCGCCGGGTTCTCCGGCCATGGCTTCAAGATGGGACCTGCAGTCGGGAGGATCCTCGCCGAGATGGCCATGGACGGCGAGGCcaagacggcggcggaggccggagTGGAGCTTGGGTATTTCAGGATTGGACGTTTCGAGGGTAACCCGGAGGGAAATCGTGCTGAAAATAAGGTGAAAATTTGA